Genomic segment of Epinephelus moara isolate mb unplaced genomic scaffold, YSFRI_EMoa_1.0 scaffold3691, whole genome shotgun sequence:
GAGCTGGCTGAGGAAGATGTGCGGGTTCTCCATGCAGGACAGTTCAGTTTTATGGCGGCGGAAGAACCGAAGGAGTTCTTCCTTCTCCATCCAGAACGTCGGCTCCGTCATGCTCCTGGCTGCAACCACCTCCACCCAAacctctgcacacacaccagAGAGACCCCAGAGAGACCACAGCTGCTCCACAGGTCAGGAAGTGTCACATCCACAGTGTGGCACTGAGTAAAGTGATTTATGGAGGCTCCTTCCGCTGCAGTTCCTCCCTCTACACACTGTCCTGCTCCAAAATTCAGGGTTTAGACAGTTCAAGTAAAAATGACGCAGCAGCTCACTGTACTGTGtcacatataaaaacaaagcagCTTAAAACAGGCGGGAGTCTCTCCAAGTCCGATCAGAGCGGATCTACTCACAGCACAACCCTCTGCCCGCAGTGTGGTCTAATTTCCTCCTTTTGATGACGTTTCGAAAGTGAAAGTTGGAGGAGTTTTACCTTCAGCTGATAAGTCGCAGTTCCGGTCAGTGGCCACAGGGGGGCGTCATCTACCACAGAGTGACTCCTGCAGGGAACATGTTACAACACGNCTCTCTGTGGTTATTGTGTCTCTATGTGAGGTACTctgggttttttgttgttttgtgtctttttgtagtagTTTGGGTCTCCTTCAGGTATTtgtgtatctctttgtggtcattttgtgtctctttgtggtcattttgtgtctctttgtgtcaccctgtggttgttttgtgtctttttgtagtagTTCGGGTTTCCCtgtggtcactttgtgtctctctgtggtctttttgtgtctctttgaagtactttggtttctttttttttggttgttttgtgtcgctttgtagtcactttgtctCACCTTGTGACAGTAGTTCGGGTTTccctgaggtaattttgtgtcttttttttaggtcattttgtgtcttttttttaggtcattttgtggTCTTGCtatggtctttttgtgtctctgaggtactttggtttcttttttggttgttttgaatacctttgtagacattttgtgtctccttgtagttgttttgtgtctttttgtagtagTTTGGGTCTCATTGAggtaatattgtgttttttgtgtgtgtgttggtggctCTAACattttgggcccctgggcctctGCCTGGTAAGACAGTAATCCATCTATGCAGGccagcattgtttttttttacctccttATATTAACCTATTGCTATCTGTGTAGATTTCGaggggatgcaggggacacagccccctcaatatttagaatatCTATGTTCTCATTCATGCAGAATCTACAGTTTACCTCATTTTTATCCTCACGgcaatttaaaaaattttttagaTCCTATCTCACTCCCATCTGTTCTTGTTTCAACTGATGGGTTTGCTTgaattttaactgttttaagTATTCTCAAgggtttttttaaagtttttttttctttttttcccctttatccccatttttcacacatttctTGATTGTGTCCTTAATGCTTATGATCTTTTGTTCAGTATTAGTATTAAAGCTGAATAAACATAACTGACATAAACAAATTGCCAGCTGAACTGATTCATTGCAAACCTCTGTTAGATAGAATATGAGCATGTCTCACTCTTCATCCCGTTTTTACGCTACTTCAATTCTGTGCTCACTTCCATCCCATGTATGTATCCTCTATCAGTAGCTCAGGTGCCAAACAAAATCTGAGGGGTCTTGAGATGATTAAAGAGGCAGGTTTATCAAAATGAGACGTCTTTAAAgatgtacatatatattttattttaaaaacaaacatccacCGGCGACAgatcagagacagacagagtgcaACTGATTCATACCTGAAATACTGTGGAATTACATGAAAATCCTGTTTGATCATTTGCATGATGAACGTTTCAGACAAATACAAAGTCAAATACTGACTTTTGTCATAATACATACATCTTGACACTCTCCTCACATGTGGTGCAACATCAGAGGAAACATGTCAATAAAAAGAAGGTTTGACGCGAcacacagaaaattaatttttaCTTAACTTTAAAGTACTAATATAAAATAGTTTGTCTCCATTGTACAAACTCCtgtttaataaaaacacagaaatattaaaaatgtttgttacATCAATAAAGAAAGGCACTGACTATATTGCACCCTTTAGGAGTAAACAAAATGCACTGTAGTAGAATTATATTATACTGTGATAAAAAGATCACAATTAGTGATCTACCTCAAAAAGCTTGGGACACAATCGTTCCTTTACAAATGCTGTTAAATAATTTGCTAACAGTAATCAAGTCgtccacatccacatacatgAGAACTTCTAGAGAATTAATTTAAANNNNNNNNNNNNNNNNNNNNNNNNNNNNNNNNNNNNNNNNNNNNNNNNNNNNNNNNNNNNNNNNNNNNNNNNNNNNNNNNNNNNNNNNNNNNNNNNNNNNNNNNNNNNNNNNNNNNNNNNNNNNNNNNNNNNNNNNNNNNNNNNNNNNNNNNNNNNNNNNNNNNNNNNNNNNNNNNNNNNNNNNNNNNNNNNNNNNNNNNNNNNNNNNNNNNNNNNNNNNNNNNNNNNNNNNNNNNNNNNNNNNNNNNNNNNNNNNNNNNNNNNNNNNNNNNNNNNNNNNNNNNNNNNNNNNNNNNNNNNNNNNNNNNNNNNNNNNNNNNNNNNNNNNNNNNNNNNNNNNNNNNNNNNNNNNNNNNNNNNNNNNNNNttattattattttactttactgaCCACCTGAGGCTGGTGCCGCGTGCACATTGAAATCATGACAGATAAAAGAAAGTCATTTTACAGCTGCTAGTcatggagacagaaaatgaatacacACAGGGAAGCACCTGCGATTAAAGCCGACCTCGTCATGTGATAATGCCCGGTCATGGAATGAAACAGTTGTGCTGTATTttaaacagtcaataaaattcAGTAAATGGCAAAGctgtgctttttattttctattcatgTCATAAATATAGACTGCACATGTCAATGAGATGGTAACCTGTGTGAGAAATAAGGAAAATAATCATCTGTTTATAGTGATGAATATGACCCGTGATCACTATAAGCAGTTTCAACTGTTCTGAAATCTCATCATGTGCTGAGGATCATCCCAACATGATAAGTTCACTGTTCACAAGTACTGTAGtgactagggctgggtatcaccactgatttcctgaatAGATTCCATTTAGATTCACAAGGTCCCGATTCAATTCGATTCTATTTGATATCGATTCGATTGGGGATATTTCAGTTACAATACCAGTTTTTGCTAGtatgtgaaagagattctcagagaactaattattgttaaaaaagaataaattcagaacagaattaaaagtgaatattttaaaactaaatgtttctagagcagcaacagcaatattaaaacagcaaagtcacaatataaaaatgtcaataaaataaatcatattcctgacatcacaatactgagtgaagtttagaaagaataaagaacacagacatcagtcagtattagtcctgctgtcctctctgctgctgaggagactCACTAcctgcaggtcacatgaccacaggtcacatgaccaccgGTAAGTTTTAAGATACGAGACAAACTGAGCTAAACCCTGACACATAAAAATTTGTTGTcgtttcagcttgttagtaacaATTTGCTATTAGCTGTAAAGTGTCTGTGCTTGTTTATTACATAATATCAGTGGTGGTGGACGAgagactgcagacagagcagactgaaatatcacttttcttcatgtttacatgttgctgATCAGCTGTATTGTCCTGTCCTCAGCTCAAGTTAACTTCACTTTTCTGTCTCCACCCCAACATCTCTACtcagtatttgtgtgtgcgaaaggggccgtacacatgccgcgttttTTGGGCCCTCAAATTCACCGTTTTCAATATAGACGCCGTTGCACCGTGCACGCGTTCCTGACCGCCCATTTTTCAGGGTGTGACGGctgcgccctgagataaactgagAGTTTAACTTGAGGAACGCAGCAGCATGCaccatgtcatgtgacgaggaccaacAAATCACAGCCGGCAGATATCTTTCACTTCACCcctaaatatcagtctgtgataaatatgaagttgatcatgttagtgcagggccacccagagctttacatctgtcccacagacgacaggcctacacacttataaacagctcctggaagaaagatcagctctgcactcaggatttcaggtaaacagaATATGATTCGGTgcttaaggttgcttagcaacctcagacgcaacctacCGCCACACTCGTGAAAgcttgcataaaaaaaaaaggcacaaaagtagtcCCAAGAATCCGACCTCACGTTTCCCAGGCGTTAAAGCCCTTAGAAGTGGCGCAGCAGCACCGACGCACACACAgcaggctgctgcagcatgataataaatgacacagttacagttacagataaaGGAGCTGGTAACTTCGGAGCTTCTCAAGACTTTGAAAGTTAATAATTAAGCGCCGCGGCTCGTTTACTAATGGCGAGATTAACGtggttaaagcttcacacatctgTGGGGAAACATACATATTAAAAGATCAATCTGGGATTTTATGAATCGATATAGtgtcattcaaatgaagatcGATTTGGATTGGATGAAtcgattattttaacccagccctGGTAGTGACACTCACTTTAATCAAACTACAGTATTTTTAAAAGTTCAGTAACCTGACTGCTCTGCTCATTCAGCATTACTCTCCTGTAACACTGGATCAAAATCAGAACAACAGATATTgtcctattattattattccagcGACAATTTGCATCCATGAAAAACCTGGCggctacattacccacaatgcaactcggCCACTAATAGCTCTGTCACTGCAAGTATCCTTACCGCAAAAAGACCTCAAGTTAAACTGGATCATTTCTGTCTGACTTAATTCCAGTTAAAGTACCTTTACCTCTTATTGATTATTATTCTGAAATACTGTGACTGCAGATGAGGCATCAGTCAGAAAGACATATACCACAGGGCTCATTACATAATTTCTTAACCTATCCCAAAAAGTTACTGAGTATGAAAATAGAACACCGTTTACCCGTCATCAGTTATCACTGATGTTGAACACACTTTTAAATTCTCCATCGAATAACTCCTTCAGTCCGTTGCCCTTGGCAAGGAATTCAGCGTTGTCCTGCAAAAGAACACAACAGTCCATGTCACTAAAATACATACTTAAAACATGTACTTAACTGTTGATGAAAacctccttttttttaaagggatagttcggaccTTTTGAAGTGAGATTGTGTGAGGTTCTTTCTTGTTACTTACTCGGTTGTACGTGGCACAGTTGTTGAAAATGAGCTGGACGTCAGACACAAACTCTCCAACCGTCTGGTAGAGTTGCTCCTGGAGTTTGTCTGCAACTTTACCGAGCCACGTGGGAGTCTTGATCACAGTGGAGTAATCTTGCAACTGTGGGTGCTGagcagaaatgaatgaaatactcaacactctgcaacaactttgtgtgtttacacGAGCTTCAGACCATCATAAGCACCTGAGGACAGCGTCATTCCTATTTATCTGTATTATTTCCCACAAATATGAAGACAGTAAACAGGTGCATGAGAGGAGCAAGACAGAGACTCACGTAGAGGCATGGGTTGGTGGCAAATATTTGTTCCCCATCAGCACTGCACAGATACAGGAGGAGATACTGGCATTGCTGTTGATGTAAGAGAAGAGGAGGTGAGAGGCGGCGGTGTGTCAGAGAGGCAGGCGTTACGATGTGGGGACACAGAGTCAGACGGCGTGCTCACCAGCATGCGTTGGGATATCTGGCGAGACATGACCTCTTCCTTCTTCTGCTGATCTGGGTAAAGCCACGACTGAGAGGTTCTGAATACACAGAATGTGCACATCCATGGTCTGTCAtccctgctcacacacacacacacacacacacaaacaaacaaaatatattcatacatacatataaaacatcTGAGAAGTATCCCTCTTGAACAGAATATAGACTGCTCTtaatttgtgtttcattttaacCACGTTAATCCCACTGACACAGGACGGGTGGAACATGTTACAAAGGTAGAGATTTATTGACTCAGTTTGTATAACATGTCATTTGATGAGCTAGTAAATTTAAAGTCTGCTGAAATAGGCATCTCCCTGACTCCACTGATGCTACTTTGGTGGTTACATTCACTTTGCACATAAGGTGGAGAGCAAtgatcataaatcataaatgaaaacaatgtaATAGGCACACTCTTAGTGATAAATGTAAccatacaaaacaaaagtaaaaaaaacaaaaaaataaataataataaaaaacacaaatgaacacaatgaaaacacacacacacagggtttaCCTAATTGGTTATAAAATTGTAAGATATGCATAAATCAATTGTTTCGGTCagttttttattacataatttTAAGTTTGATATTGTTTTATGATATATATAAATCTGAATTCTTAAAAGGACAGAAGAATTCACTTTtacgtctggaacctcccgtctCCAACGGGCTTGAGACGTGCACCGTTGAGATCTTGGCTTAGATTCCGGGGTtactagccctttttagataggaattgaccaatggctaagccccgccctcaaatgcgatgagccaatcacagtgcgtatagccattcccatacactcagacattctctacctggacgtccattgaaatgcattacagaaagtcagttttgttcggttttatgagctttttctgagatttgaagtttaaaaatggtcaaacggtgtgcatggggtacatgcaactctgacacaaggtatcctgagaggctgggcgaccaggtgtattttttacacttta
This window contains:
- the LOC126387334 gene encoding nuclear body protein SP140-like protein isoform X1, which encodes MCTFCVFRTSQSWLYPDQQKKEEVMSRQISQRMLQCQYLLLYLCSADGEQIFATNPCLYHPQLQDYSTVIKTPTWLGKVADKLQEQLYQTVGEFVSDVQLIFNNCATYNRDNAEFLAKGNGLKELFDGEFKSVFNISDN
- the LOC126387334 gene encoding bromodomain testis-specific protein-like isoform X2, yielding MCTFCVFRTSQSWLYPDQQKKEEVMSRQISQRMLQCQYLLLYLCSADGEQIFATNPCLYLQDYSTVIKTPTWLGKVADKLQEQLYQTVGEFVSDVQLIFNNCATYNRDNAEFLAKGNGLKELFDGEFKSVFNISDN